In one window of Frigoriglobus tundricola DNA:
- a CDS encoding serine/threonine protein kinase: MPAPTTAEELLDLLQKSGLVEEPRLRAYVQKLRDTAAFPTDPNKLAGALVRDALLTYFQAEQLLQGKYKRFTLGKYKVLEKLGSGGMGTVFLCEHKLMRRRVAVKVLPLPKSEDRASLDRFNREARAVAAVDHPNIVRAYDIDQDDNLHFLVMEWVDGSNLQDLVKKFGPLDPLRACHYIYGAAVGLQHAHEKGLIHRDIKPGNILIDRSGVVKILDLGLARLTHDTEDNLTRQNDENVLGTADYLAPEQAMDSHTVDIRADIYSLGATFYYLLTGSPPFPEGSVAQKLIWHQNRPPRPLKSLRPELPDDLIAIVDRMMAKEPAQRFATPSELMAVLSPWVATPIPPPSDREMPTLSPVIANGQGGTRSATAGPTTIVGGFTRPAPATLTGAPTAVNPAPSAPTAVSGNGPAVWATLGSETQSGTREDTQKKPEPVARPDEESDRPSRIARRQPAKSRQPAKRRGMGKLLLGAVVTVAVLTAAAAGAYFAFFNKKGGDTSPSTHSTPTSRRIVVSKGGGEHTVGSLREALNKASSGETIVITDARIVEPALKLDKNKHRDLTIESETADGKPAVIEFRPHPTQKGGVMLDASQVEGVRVRNVEFDGKGLADKAVYLNGLVPGTLFEGVVVRNVTNAGFYLLNVAGDANRPVTFDRARVILTPTCEGGVVLHAYGNTALDNKFIVVRNCRFEGSSKPSAESGKAGIRFDGAALDVEVTNNRFEKLKSAVSFVRPGGRTSRGKFSNNTVSQAQTGLLFEAPVNEGAYEWKVALNYFARTDDALKAQGVVPGLVAADNFYDARSGPGNPPLVATKLDAPTLPEPDPDNDATFLRFPANTGPTTGPGKARVGAH, encoded by the coding sequence ATGCCCGCACCGACCACCGCGGAGGAACTTTTGGATCTGCTCCAAAAGAGCGGTCTCGTTGAGGAGCCGCGTCTCCGTGCGTACGTGCAAAAGCTCCGGGACACCGCGGCCTTCCCCACCGACCCCAACAAGCTCGCCGGCGCCCTCGTTCGCGACGCCCTCCTCACTTACTTCCAGGCCGAACAACTGCTCCAGGGAAAGTACAAGCGGTTCACCCTGGGAAAGTACAAGGTGCTGGAAAAGCTCGGTTCGGGCGGCATGGGCACCGTGTTCCTGTGCGAACACAAGCTGATGCGCCGCCGGGTGGCGGTCAAAGTGCTCCCATTGCCCAAGTCCGAGGACCGGGCGAGTCTCGATCGCTTCAACCGCGAGGCCCGGGCCGTGGCCGCGGTGGACCACCCGAACATCGTCCGCGCCTACGACATCGACCAGGACGACAACCTCCACTTCCTCGTCATGGAGTGGGTGGACGGCTCCAACCTGCAAGACCTGGTTAAGAAGTTCGGCCCGCTCGACCCGCTCCGCGCCTGCCACTACATCTACGGCGCGGCCGTCGGCCTCCAGCACGCCCACGAAAAGGGCCTCATCCACCGCGACATCAAGCCGGGCAACATCCTGATCGATCGCTCCGGCGTGGTGAAGATCCTCGATCTCGGCCTGGCCCGGCTCACCCACGACACCGAAGACAACCTGACCCGGCAGAACGACGAAAACGTACTCGGCACCGCCGACTACCTCGCCCCCGAACAGGCGATGGACAGCCACACAGTCGACATCCGGGCCGACATCTACTCTCTGGGCGCGACGTTCTACTACCTGCTGACCGGGAGCCCCCCGTTCCCCGAAGGATCGGTGGCGCAGAAACTCATCTGGCACCAGAACCGCCCGCCGCGGCCCCTGAAATCGCTGCGCCCCGAACTGCCCGATGACTTGATCGCGATTGTCGATCGGATGATGGCAAAAGAGCCGGCCCAGCGGTTCGCGACGCCGTCAGAACTGATGGCGGTCCTGTCCCCGTGGGTGGCGACGCCCATTCCGCCGCCGTCGGACCGCGAGATGCCGACGCTCTCGCCCGTGATCGCCAACGGCCAGGGCGGGACGCGGTCGGCTACAGCCGGCCCGACCACGATCGTCGGCGGATTCACGCGCCCGGCCCCCGCCACGCTGACCGGCGCACCGACCGCCGTCAATCCGGCCCCCTCGGCGCCCACTGCGGTCTCGGGCAACGGCCCGGCCGTGTGGGCCACCCTCGGCTCCGAAACGCAGAGCGGCACCCGCGAAGACACCCAGAAGAAGCCCGAGCCCGTGGCCCGGCCGGACGAGGAGAGCGACCGGCCGTCGCGGATCGCCCGCCGCCAGCCGGCGAAAAGCCGTCAGCCGGCGAAACGTCGGGGGATGGGAAAACTGCTTCTGGGCGCCGTTGTGACCGTCGCGGTTCTGACCGCGGCGGCCGCCGGGGCGTACTTCGCGTTTTTCAACAAGAAGGGCGGCGACACCTCCCCGTCCACCCACAGCACTCCCACCAGCCGGAGAATCGTCGTCTCGAAAGGCGGTGGCGAGCACACCGTCGGCTCACTTCGCGAAGCGCTCAACAAGGCCAGCAGCGGCGAGACGATCGTCATCACCGACGCGCGGATCGTGGAACCGGCGCTGAAGCTGGACAAAAACAAGCACCGGGATCTCACCATCGAGTCGGAAACGGCCGACGGGAAGCCGGCGGTGATCGAGTTTCGCCCGCACCCGACTCAAAAGGGCGGAGTGATGCTCGACGCCTCCCAGGTGGAAGGTGTCCGGGTGCGCAACGTGGAATTCGACGGCAAGGGCCTGGCAGACAAGGCCGTCTACCTGAACGGACTCGTGCCGGGCACGCTGTTCGAAGGCGTGGTGGTGCGGAACGTCACCAACGCGGGCTTCTACTTGCTGAACGTGGCGGGCGACGCGAACCGGCCGGTGACGTTCGACCGCGCGCGGGTGATCCTCACCCCGACCTGCGAGGGCGGCGTCGTGTTGCACGCTTACGGTAACACCGCGCTCGATAACAAATTCATCGTGGTCCGGAACTGTCGGTTTGAGGGCTCCTCCAAACCCAGTGCGGAGTCGGGCAAGGCCGGCATCCGGTTCGATGGTGCGGCGCTGGACGTGGAAGTGACCAACAACCGGTTCGAGAAACTGAAATCGGCCGTGTCGTTCGTTCGGCCCGGCGGTCGAACGTCACGAGGGAAGTTTTCCAACAACACCGTCTCACAAGCGCAGACCGGGCTCCTCTTCGAGGCACCGGTCAACGAGGGGGCGTACGAGTGGAAGGTCGCGCTGAACTACTTCGCGCGGACGGACGATGCGCTGAAAGCGCAAGGGGTGGTCCCGGGGCTCGTCGCGGCAGACAACTTCTATGACGCGAGGTCCGGACCGGGGAACCCGCCGCTCGTCGCGACGAAACTCGACGCCCCGACGCTGCCCGAACCCGATCCGGACAACGACGCAACGTTCCTCCGCTTCCCCGCGAACACCGGTCCGACCACCGGACCCGGTAAGGCTCGTGTGGGAGCCCATTAA
- a CDS encoding DUF6629 family protein: protein MCFSPEASFAVGTALVPAGGYCLYAAWVKDPRLLPVALIPWAFAAQQLAEGFVWLGLRAGDAPQTRTAALVFLFFATAFWPWWFSPLNALIEFRPRRRPVFIVLTLLTTVWFWALYYPFVAGPEPSLLVEVVHHSIQYSYPDHPVLRFVSPTALRVSYLLSVAVPMMLGPNLFGRAPVLMLLGSAVAAAALFGYAFISVWCFFAAVLAGYLCVWFRHYPARVPVQT from the coding sequence ATGTGTTTTTCACCGGAAGCCAGTTTTGCCGTGGGCACGGCGCTGGTCCCGGCCGGGGGCTACTGTCTGTACGCGGCGTGGGTCAAGGACCCGCGGCTCCTCCCGGTCGCACTGATCCCGTGGGCGTTCGCCGCACAACAGCTCGCCGAGGGGTTCGTGTGGCTGGGGTTGCGCGCGGGGGACGCCCCACAAACCCGCACCGCCGCGCTGGTGTTCTTGTTCTTCGCCACTGCGTTCTGGCCGTGGTGGTTCTCGCCGCTAAACGCGCTCATCGAGTTCCGGCCGCGGCGCCGCCCCGTGTTCATCGTGTTGACGCTGCTGACGACCGTTTGGTTCTGGGCGCTCTACTATCCCTTTGTCGCCGGGCCGGAACCGTCGCTGCTGGTCGAGGTGGTGCATCACTCCATTCAGTACAGCTACCCGGACCATCCGGTTCTCCGTTTCGTATCGCCGACGGCGTTGCGGGTCTCGTACCTGCTCTCGGTGGCGGTCCCCATGATGCTCGGCCCGAACCTCTTCGGTCGCGCGCCGGTGCTCATGCTCCTCGGTTCGGCCGTGGCCGCAGCGGCGCTGTTCGGGTACGCGTTCATCTCGGTTTGGTGTTTCTTCGCGGCCGTGCTTGCCGGGTATCTGTGCGTCTGGTTTCGCCATTATCCCGCACGCGTACCGGTCCAGACATGA
- a CDS encoding cystathionine beta-synthase has translation MLESILDTVGHTPLVLLGRMTEGLQAKVAVKVEFTNPGGSVKDRVAMAMIAEAELRGALRPGGTIIEATAGNTGVGLAMVAAVKGYRCIFVLPDKMSTEKISLLKAYGAEVVVTPTAVAPDSPESYNGVADRLAREIPGAWRPNQFTNEANPESHYRTTGPEIWEQTRGKVTVFVAGVGTGGTISGVGKYLKEMNPHIKIVGADPEGSVLSGGTPKPWKVEGIGEDFVPKTFSSKYVDDWVRVGDTESFQVARELARREGMLLGGSSGTNVAAALRYARRLGPGQLVVALGCDTGRNYLSKFFDDGWLIANKLTFTEVPAHSVGDLLKKRGERKLVTIAPDATAQQAIKLMEATGISQLPVMEAGKPVGSVQEVALARVLHDGRDATLVTISEVMGRPLPTLDVLTHLDEAYRLLLAGYTGVLATQDGRVVDIVTRIDLIHYWDSNRGK, from the coding sequence ATGTTGGAATCCATTCTGGACACCGTCGGCCACACGCCGCTGGTGCTGCTCGGCCGAATGACCGAGGGCCTCCAGGCGAAAGTGGCGGTGAAGGTCGAATTCACGAACCCCGGCGGGAGCGTGAAGGACCGGGTGGCGATGGCGATGATCGCCGAGGCCGAACTGCGCGGCGCGCTGCGGCCCGGCGGCACCATCATCGAGGCCACCGCGGGGAACACCGGGGTCGGCTTGGCAATGGTCGCGGCCGTTAAGGGGTATCGCTGCATCTTCGTCCTGCCGGACAAGATGAGTACCGAGAAGATTTCCCTCCTGAAAGCCTACGGGGCAGAAGTCGTCGTCACGCCCACGGCCGTCGCCCCCGATTCGCCGGAGAGCTACAACGGCGTCGCGGACCGGCTGGCGCGAGAGATCCCGGGCGCGTGGCGGCCCAACCAGTTCACCAACGAAGCGAACCCCGAGAGCCACTACCGCACGACCGGTCCCGAAATCTGGGAGCAGACCCGCGGTAAGGTCACCGTGTTCGTGGCGGGCGTGGGCACCGGCGGGACGATCAGCGGCGTCGGGAAGTACCTGAAAGAGATGAACCCGCACATCAAAATCGTCGGGGCCGACCCCGAGGGCTCGGTCCTTTCGGGCGGCACACCGAAGCCGTGGAAGGTGGAGGGGATCGGCGAAGACTTCGTGCCCAAGACGTTTTCGAGCAAGTACGTTGACGACTGGGTGCGCGTGGGCGACACCGAGTCGTTCCAGGTGGCCCGCGAGCTGGCCCGTCGCGAGGGGATGTTGCTCGGGGGCAGCAGTGGCACGAACGTGGCCGCGGCGCTCCGCTACGCCCGGCGCCTGGGGCCGGGGCAACTGGTGGTGGCGCTCGGGTGCGACACCGGGCGCAACTACCTGAGCAAGTTTTTCGACGACGGCTGGCTGATCGCGAACAAGCTCACGTTCACCGAGGTGCCCGCGCACTCGGTCGGCGACCTCCTCAAAAAGCGCGGCGAGCGCAAGCTCGTGACCATCGCCCCCGACGCGACCGCGCAGCAGGCGATCAAGCTGATGGAAGCGACCGGCATTTCGCAACTGCCGGTGATGGAAGCGGGCAAACCGGTCGGGAGCGTCCAGGAGGTGGCCCTGGCGCGGGTGCTACACGACGGCCGCGACGCGACTCTGGTCACGATCAGCGAGGTGATGGGCCGACCGCTGCCCACCCTGGACGTCCTCACGCACCTGGACGAAGCGTACCGCTTGCTCCTGGCCGGCTACACCGGGGTACTCGCGACCCAGGACGGTCGCGTGGTGGACATCGTCACCCGCATCGACCTGATCCACTACTGGGACAGTAACCGCGGGAAGTAG
- a CDS encoding DNA integrity scanning protein DisA nucleotide-binding domain protein, whose protein sequence is MNLPSQSVALLQAARDLVKSLPADAVLLLTETSIDWDEVSRMLAGCKLFVAAENPALTKSLRDNPDWTVIDLDPEPLPTQERMNAALLKAVTDEVLQPGAHIVALYNGIASLDDAPEPVDSLSVIHLGEHLERMTSQDLRILGDAAPIDVLRAVVDLATEIGREGREGQPIGTILVVGDTRKVLSLSRFQNFNPFRGYSRAERDVRIRDVREQIKEIAKLDGAILIGRDGIAEAACLHLGTRADGVTMRKGFGSRHMAAAGISKQTAAVAFAVSQSSGSVRVFQRGEEVLHIEPLARPHVWQPFRLETQEPADGETETREGEE, encoded by the coding sequence ATGAATCTGCCCAGCCAATCTGTCGCGCTGCTGCAAGCGGCCCGCGACCTCGTGAAGAGTCTGCCGGCCGACGCCGTGCTGCTGCTCACCGAAACTTCCATCGACTGGGACGAAGTGAGTCGGATGCTCGCGGGGTGCAAGTTGTTCGTCGCGGCGGAGAACCCGGCGCTGACTAAATCCTTGCGCGACAACCCGGACTGGACGGTCATCGACCTCGACCCGGAACCGCTCCCCACCCAGGAGCGGATGAACGCCGCGCTCCTCAAGGCCGTCACCGACGAGGTCCTCCAGCCCGGCGCGCACATCGTCGCCCTGTACAACGGCATCGCGTCCCTCGATGACGCGCCCGAACCGGTGGACAGTTTGAGCGTGATCCACCTGGGCGAACACCTGGAGCGGATGACCTCTCAAGACCTCCGCATCCTCGGCGACGCGGCCCCCATCGACGTGCTGCGGGCGGTCGTCGATCTGGCGACCGAGATCGGGCGCGAGGGCCGCGAGGGACAGCCGATCGGTACGATCCTGGTGGTCGGCGACACGCGAAAAGTCCTGAGCCTGTCACGCTTTCAGAACTTCAACCCGTTCCGGGGCTACTCCCGGGCCGAGCGGGACGTGCGCATCCGGGACGTGCGTGAACAGATCAAGGAGATCGCGAAACTGGACGGGGCCATCCTGATCGGGCGCGACGGAATCGCCGAAGCCGCGTGCCTCCACCTGGGCACCCGGGCCGACGGGGTGACGATGCGGAAGGGGTTCGGCAGCCGACACATGGCCGCGGCCGGGATCAGCAAGCAGACGGCGGCGGTCGCGTTCGCCGTCAGTCAGTCGAGCGGCAGCGTGCGGGTGTTCCAGCGGGGCGAGGAGGTGCTCCACATCGAACCGCTGGCCCGCCCGCACGTCTGGCAGCCGTTCCGCCTGGAGACGCAAGAGCCGGCGGACGGCGAAACCGAGACGCGGGAGGGCGAGGAATAA
- a CDS encoding lysophospholipid acyltransferase family protein, translated as MSDRPNPVGRFWYDCVFWSSFTFFTFGFSLRRAGWGHVPRTGPVLLLANHQSMFDPVLVGLTSRRYLSYLARKTLFEQPVLAPLIRSLNAISIDRNAGKDGIQAVLDALGHGRAVLMFPEGERTPDGTVLPLKPGVSLLIKRVKCPIVPVGIAGAYAAWSRFMTVPKPSPLFLPPGPSTIAVSVGAPLDPVRYAAMPRDAMLEDLHTVLKTRHAAAEALRRK; from the coding sequence ATGTCCGACCGCCCGAACCCGGTAGGCCGCTTCTGGTACGACTGCGTCTTCTGGTCGTCGTTCACCTTTTTCACGTTCGGCTTCAGCCTCCGCCGCGCGGGCTGGGGGCACGTCCCGCGGACGGGGCCGGTGCTGCTGCTCGCGAACCACCAGTCGATGTTCGACCCGGTGCTGGTGGGGCTCACCTCGCGCCGGTACCTCTCGTACCTCGCCCGCAAGACGCTGTTCGAGCAACCGGTACTGGCCCCTCTGATCCGGAGCCTGAACGCCATTTCCATTGACCGCAACGCGGGAAAGGACGGCATTCAAGCGGTGCTGGACGCGCTCGGTCACGGCCGGGCGGTGCTCATGTTCCCGGAAGGGGAACGCACCCCCGACGGCACCGTGCTGCCGCTGAAGCCGGGGGTGTCGCTCCTCATCAAGCGCGTCAAGTGTCCGATCGTGCCGGTGGGGATCGCGGGCGCCTACGCCGCGTGGTCGCGGTTCATGACGGTCCCCAAACCGTCGCCCCTGTTCTTGCCCCCCGGCCCGAGTACGATCGCCGTCTCGGTGGGCGCGCCGCTCGATCCGGTACGGTACGCGGCGATGCCACGTGATGCGATGCTCGAAGACCTCCACACCGTACTGAAAACCCGGCACGCCGCCGCGGAAGCCCTGCGCCGGAAATGA
- the cmk gene encoding (d)CMP kinase, translated as MIVTIDGPSGVGKSTVTKGLAARLGFEYLDTGAMFRAVALVMIRAGIDLDDHAAVAAALAGRHIEVPPGRVVVNGEDVTGLIRTPEVSQGASKVGLVPAVRRFLADEQRQAAAGHNIVCEGRDQGAFVFPDAPFKFFLTADPRVRAERRAAELAQKGQTVTVEEVLADQLERDARDALREIAPMKPAADAVIVDTTHLTTEDVIAQLERAVLSCPTARTR; from the coding sequence ATGATCGTTACCATCGACGGTCCCTCAGGTGTCGGGAAGAGCACGGTGACGAAGGGACTCGCGGCCCGCCTGGGGTTCGAGTACCTCGACACCGGGGCGATGTTCCGCGCCGTCGCGCTCGTCATGATCCGGGCCGGGATCGATCTCGACGACCACGCGGCCGTCGCCGCGGCCCTGGCGGGCCGGCACATCGAGGTGCCGCCGGGCCGGGTGGTCGTCAACGGCGAAGACGTGACCGGGCTCATCCGCACCCCGGAGGTGTCCCAGGGGGCGAGCAAGGTCGGGCTGGTCCCGGCCGTGCGGCGGTTCCTCGCCGACGAGCAGCGGCAAGCCGCGGCCGGGCACAACATCGTGTGTGAGGGGCGCGACCAGGGGGCGTTCGTGTTCCCGGACGCCCCGTTCAAGTTTTTCCTCACCGCCGACCCGCGGGTGCGGGCCGAGCGCCGCGCCGCCGAACTCGCGCAGAAGGGACAGACCGTCACCGTCGAGGAGGTTCTCGCCGACCAGCTCGAGCGCGACGCGCGGGACGCGCTGCGCGAAATCGCCCCGATGAAACCGGCCGCCGACGCGGTGATCGTTGATACAACACACCTCACCACCGAAGACGTCATTGCGCAACTCGAGAGAGCCGTGCTTTCATGTCCGACCGCCCGAACCCGGTAG
- a CDS encoding glycine cleavage system protein H: MPESLTFMMGNHPAPLPGDLRYCKNHMWCRPGADGVHTFGFTAYAVRLMQDVYFLEWRVEPGLVTAKQEIGFIETQKATSGLYAPLAGRVVRFNAALLDDPGTINVDGYGGGWLFQFAGDVSATLDVDAYHAHLAAGWEATQRMIKGQINADTD; the protein is encoded by the coding sequence ATGCCCGAGTCGCTCACGTTCATGATGGGGAACCACCCGGCGCCGCTCCCGGGGGACCTCCGGTATTGCAAGAACCACATGTGGTGCCGGCCGGGCGCCGACGGCGTTCACACCTTCGGGTTCACCGCCTACGCGGTGCGGCTCATGCAGGACGTGTACTTTCTCGAGTGGCGGGTCGAACCGGGGCTCGTGACCGCGAAGCAAGAGATCGGCTTCATCGAGACGCAGAAAGCCACCTCCGGGCTGTACGCGCCGCTCGCGGGCCGCGTCGTGCGGTTCAACGCCGCGCTACTGGACGACCCCGGCACGATCAACGTGGACGGGTACGGTGGCGGGTGGCTGTTTCAGTTCGCCGGAGACGTGTCCGCGACGCTGGACGTCGATGCGTATCACGCGCACCTGGCCGCGGGCTGGGAGGCGACGCAGCGCATGATCAAGGGCCAGATCAACGCCGACACGGACTGA
- a CDS encoding coproporphyrinogen-III oxidase family protein codes for MPQSQTPEQLNQEKTGLGNYFIANYPPFSFWKNTNVADALTAVNSPPRPGTPLGLYLHIPFCRKRCKFCYFRVYTDKNANDISVYLDAITKEVELLSKTACVGGRPLDYVYFGGGTPSYLSAAQLDALMTRLRAIMPWDGAREVTFECEPGTLQKHKLEMLRKHGVTRLSLGVENFKPEILQYNGRAHLEEEIYRAFGWARELGFPQINIDLIAGMVGEDWDNWKQCVEKTIKLDPDCVTIYQMELPYNTVFSKELKLVGHDEPALAVADWPTKRAWTKYAFEELEKAGYEVSSATTVVKSKAKTRFVYREALWRGADMFGTGVASFGHVNGVHIQNVDTWEAYVAKLDAGELPFGRAFPTTERDRLIREVVLLLKTGHLDVAYFRDKYGLDVRQEFRTAFEHLSRDGWLTLDGESIDCTPDGLMQIDRHLPAFFDPQYISSRYT; via the coding sequence ATGCCACAAAGTCAGACCCCAGAACAGCTTAATCAAGAGAAGACGGGGCTGGGCAACTACTTCATCGCCAACTATCCACCGTTCTCCTTCTGGAAGAACACGAACGTTGCGGACGCGCTGACCGCGGTCAATAGTCCGCCGCGACCGGGCACGCCACTCGGGCTGTACCTTCACATCCCGTTCTGCCGGAAGCGGTGCAAGTTCTGTTACTTTCGCGTCTACACCGATAAGAACGCGAACGACATCTCGGTCTACCTGGACGCAATCACCAAGGAAGTCGAACTCCTCAGCAAGACCGCGTGCGTCGGCGGGCGGCCCCTCGACTACGTGTACTTCGGCGGCGGAACGCCCTCTTACCTGAGCGCCGCACAGCTCGACGCCCTGATGACACGGCTCCGCGCGATCATGCCGTGGGACGGCGCCCGCGAGGTCACGTTCGAGTGCGAGCCGGGCACGCTCCAGAAACACAAACTCGAAATGCTCCGCAAGCACGGGGTCACGCGCCTCAGCCTCGGGGTGGAGAACTTCAAGCCCGAGATCCTCCAGTATAACGGCCGCGCGCACCTCGAAGAGGAGATTTACCGCGCGTTCGGCTGGGCGCGCGAACTCGGCTTCCCTCAAATCAACATCGACCTCATCGCGGGCATGGTCGGTGAGGACTGGGACAACTGGAAGCAGTGCGTGGAGAAAACGATCAAGCTCGACCCGGACTGCGTCACCATTTACCAAATGGAACTGCCGTACAACACGGTGTTCTCCAAAGAGCTGAAGCTGGTCGGCCACGACGAGCCGGCCCTCGCCGTCGCCGACTGGCCCACCAAGCGGGCGTGGACGAAGTACGCGTTCGAGGAGCTGGAGAAGGCCGGCTACGAGGTCTCGAGCGCGACAACGGTGGTGAAGAGCAAAGCGAAGACGCGGTTCGTGTACCGCGAGGCGCTCTGGCGCGGGGCCGACATGTTCGGAACGGGCGTGGCGTCGTTCGGCCACGTCAACGGCGTCCACATCCAGAACGTCGACACCTGGGAGGCGTACGTCGCGAAGCTCGACGCCGGCGAGCTGCCGTTCGGCCGCGCGTTCCCGACGACCGAGCGCGACCGGCTCATCCGCGAGGTGGTCCTCTTGCTGAAGACGGGGCACCTCGACGTGGCGTACTTCCGCGACAAGTACGGGCTGGACGTCCGCCAGGAGTTCCGCACGGCCTTCGAGCACCTGTCCCGCGACGGCTGGCTCACCCTCGACGGCGAGAGCATCGACTGCACCCCGGACGGCCTGATGCAGATCGATCGGCACCTGCCCGCGTTCTTCGACCCGCAGTACATTAGCTCGCGGTACACTTAA
- a CDS encoding prenyltransferase/squalene oxidase repeat-containing protein, with protein sequence MKKRLLVSLVVLSAAVVLRPGSAPAQAKDKDAAVAGAVEKAVGYLTKSQNEDGSWGPKPQNRGVTGIVVVGLIRTGAKPDEAPVAKGVTFIEGLVNEKSGHIAGNDSSAGLINYTTSINIMALDAANKGDKYKTAITNATKYLKDYQWDENRGKKDDSDYYGGAGYAGDKSRPDLSNTAFFLEALKTAGVSKDDPAFRKAALFVSKCQNFDNEYNRAPWAKKNNDGSFIYTGANGGENRRTDGEGRKTDMGGYGSMTYAGVKSMIYCGVGKDDPRMKKALEWISKNYTLDSNPGMPEENSQRGLFYYYHTFAKCMDALGEDTFTDAKGVKHDWRADLQAAVLKRQKPDGSWTNGTANWMENDANLDTGYALMALSYCKKK encoded by the coding sequence ATGAAGAAGCGACTGCTCGTGTCCCTGGTTGTGCTTTCCGCAGCGGTTGTGCTGCGCCCCGGGTCAGCGCCCGCGCAAGCGAAGGACAAGGACGCTGCCGTGGCGGGCGCCGTTGAGAAGGCCGTCGGCTATCTGACGAAATCGCAGAACGAAGACGGGAGCTGGGGACCGAAGCCGCAGAACCGCGGCGTGACCGGCATCGTGGTGGTGGGTCTGATTCGCACCGGCGCCAAGCCCGACGAGGCGCCCGTTGCCAAGGGCGTGACGTTCATCGAGGGCCTGGTGAACGAGAAGTCCGGACACATCGCGGGCAATGATTCGAGCGCCGGCCTGATCAACTACACAACTAGCATCAACATCATGGCCCTCGACGCCGCCAACAAGGGCGACAAGTACAAGACCGCGATCACGAACGCGACGAAGTACCTCAAAGACTACCAGTGGGACGAGAACCGCGGGAAGAAGGACGACAGCGACTACTACGGCGGGGCGGGGTACGCGGGCGACAAGTCGCGCCCGGACCTGTCCAACACCGCGTTCTTTCTCGAAGCGCTCAAAACGGCGGGCGTGAGCAAGGACGATCCGGCGTTCCGCAAGGCGGCGCTGTTCGTGAGCAAGTGCCAGAACTTCGACAACGAGTACAACCGGGCGCCGTGGGCGAAGAAGAACAACGACGGCAGCTTCATCTACACCGGCGCCAACGGCGGCGAGAACCGCCGCACCGATGGGGAGGGCCGGAAGACCGACATGGGCGGGTACGGCTCGATGACCTACGCCGGGGTCAAGAGCATGATCTACTGCGGCGTGGGCAAGGACGACCCGCGCATGAAGAAGGCGCTGGAGTGGATCAGCAAGAACTACACACTCGACAGCAACCCCGGGATGCCGGAAGAGAACAGCCAGCGCGGACTGTTCTACTACTATCACACCTTCGCGAAGTGCATGGACGCGCTCGGAGAGGACACGTTCACCGACGCAAAAGGGGTCAAGCACGACTGGCGCGCCGACCTGCAAGCCGCCGTCCTGAAGCGCCAGAAGCCCGACGGGAGCTGGACGAACGGGACCGCGAACTGGATGGAGAACGACGCCAACCTCGACACCGGCTACGCGCTGATGGCCCTGAGCTATTGCAAGAAGAAGTGA